One Hordeum vulgare subsp. vulgare chromosome 4H, MorexV3_pseudomolecules_assembly, whole genome shotgun sequence DNA window includes the following coding sequences:
- the LOC123448525 gene encoding uncharacterized protein LOC123448525 isoform X1, giving the protein MEGRLGRLTREGEIYSLDIIGATPRRGRGEIPYDTHQFFTENLMNDRRGCKKQGGRQHARYLASSSTRGGGGKNNWQIGGGPPAHAHFPKLTGRDIGPHSASFNETEVNNNFGPLIYTHPPQSIVSEPLSSPTPTSGKWRKRRG; this is encoded by the exons ATGGAGGGGAGGTTGGGTCGCCTTACTCGGGAGGGGGAAATCTACAGTTTAGATATCATAGGCGCGACCCCTCGACGGGGGAGGGGGGAAATCCCATATGACACACATCAATTTTTCACTGAGAATCTCATGAACGACAGGCGTGGGTGTAAG AAGCAAGGTGGAAGACAACATGCAAGATATCTAGCTTCCAGTTCTACACGGGGAGGGGGAGGCAAGAACAACTGGCAGATTGGGG GGGGTCCGCCTGCACATGCGCACTTTCCTAAACTGACCGGCCGCGACATCGGTCCGCACAGTGCGTCCTTCAATGAAACTGAGGTCAACAATAACTTCGGTCCCCTTATATACACACATCCTCCTCAATCAATTGTATCGGAGCCACTCTCTTCCCCCACGCCAACCTCTGGTAAGTGGCGGAAGCGCCGAGGTTAA
- the LOC123448525 gene encoding uncharacterized protein LOC123448525 isoform X2, with product MEGRLGRLTREGEIYSLDIIGATPRRGRGEIPYDTHQFFTENLMNDRRGCKKQGGRQHARYLASSSTRGGGGKNNWQIGDMSELRRRWRTEGWQPEVDDAISFSYQLYDTLNFCGSFLYQF from the exons ATGGAGGGGAGGTTGGGTCGCCTTACTCGGGAGGGGGAAATCTACAGTTTAGATATCATAGGCGCGACCCCTCGACGGGGGAGGGGGGAAATCCCATATGACACACATCAATTTTTCACTGAGAATCTCATGAACGACAGGCGTGGGTGTAAG AAGCAAGGTGGAAGACAACATGCAAGATATCTAGCTTCCAGTTCTACACGGGGAGGGGGAGGCAAGAACAACTGGCAGATTGGGG ATATGTCAGAGCTTCGGCGGCGCTGGCGGACAGAAGGCTGGCAACCCGAAGTTGATGATGCTATAAGCTTCTCGTATCAGCTATATGACACCTTAAATTTTTGTGGTTCATTCCTTTACCAGTTTTAG